A genomic segment from Antedon mediterranea chromosome 6, ecAntMedi1.1, whole genome shotgun sequence encodes:
- the LOC140051145 gene encoding leucine-rich repeat-containing protein 40-like — protein sequence MSKHGRQAFNKRAGFQKPQEPTSGVSAALLKQGRRSGQLNLSSRELTTVPDAVWRINQDVPEEAKTVSLDNTEDRWWEQTDLTKLILASNKLQEISNDIRELGALTVLDVHDNVLTSLPGALGDLEQLQRFNASHNQLTCIPDSLWRVTSLTVLNLQHNQLTELPGGIGELRYLEELNLSNNKLQVISTSIGGLSRLRILNLSENKLTSIPYSCGMLKNVITMDLNNNQIEQIPEEVGRMSSLQQLYLRHNRLAHLPLLPDCTSIKELHVGNNRISEITAGHLEHLTSVSVLDLRDNKVKELPEKIILLQDLNRLDLSNNDLSTLPFKLGTLPLLKSLVLEGNPMRGIRRDIVRRGTVGLMKYLRDRIQEEPTESPNDTGAGDEIQSGIIGSTTTSSGKTLDYSQKKASSVPIDLWEPAQTNEVTVVNFSKNALTEVPENIILLSKSIQEVNLGFNKITMMPVEMQMMVKLTSLDLRCNALSNLPSEFSSMSEMRELIISSNRFKDLPDVVYTWSKLEVILVSENKITSIDVASLRKLPKLSSLDMTNNDIGEVPPELGLVESLRSLQLNGNRFRNPRPAVLNKGTVSLLAYLRDRIPT from the exons ATGTCTAAGCATGGGCGACAGGCATTTAACAAAAGAGCGGGTTTCCAGAAACCACAAGAGCCTACTTCTGGAGTATCTGCTGCATTATTAAAGCAAGGAAGACGTAGCGGTCAACTTAACTTATCGAGCAGAGAGTTAACAACCG TTCCAGATGCTGTGTGGCGAATAAACCAGGATGTACCTGAGGAAGCTAAGACCGTATCATTGGACAACACAGAAGATCGTTGGTGGGAACAAACCGATCTTACCAAACTGATTCTTGCATCCAACAAATTACAAGAGATTTCAAATGACATACGAGAACTTGGAGCTTTAACTGTTTTAGAT GTTCATGACAATGTATTGACGAGCCTGCCAGGTGCACTTGGTGATTTGGAACAGTTACAACGTTTTAATGCAAG CCACAACCAGCTGACATGTATACCAGATAGTCTTTGGCGTGTTACCAGTTTAACTGTTCTTAACCTTCAACATAACCAGCTAACAGAGCTACCTGGTGGAATTGGTGAATTGCGGTACCTTGAGGAGTTG AACCTGTCCAACAACAAATTACAAGTGATTTCCACATCTATTGGTGGGCTGTCTCGCTTACGAATACTCAATTTGTCAGAAAATAAACTGACAAGTATTCCATACAGCTGTGGAATGCTCAAAA ATGTCATCACCATGGATTTAAATAATAACCAAATTGAGCAGATTCCAGAAGAGGTTGGAAGAATGTCATCACTTCAACAACTTTACCTACGTCACAACCGTCTCGCGCACCTTCCACTTCTACCAGATTGCACCTCAATTaag GAGTTGCATGTTGGTAATAACAGAATATCTGAAATAACTGCTGGGCACTTAGAACATTTGACCTCTGTTTCTGTACTTGACCTTCGGGATAACAAAGTCAAAGAGTTAccagaaaaaataattcttttacAAGATCTCAATAGACTGGATTTGTCAAACAATGACCTAAGCAC CCTTCCATTCAAACTTGGAACTCTTCCTTTACTCAAGTCTTTAGTGTTAGAAGGTAATCCTATGAGAGGTATACGACGTGACATTGTCAGG AGAGGGACAGTTGGTCTGATGAAATACCTCAGAGATAGGATCCAAGAAGAACCAACAGAGTCACCTAATGACACTGGAGCTGGTGATGAAATTCAATCTGGTATAATAGGATCAACTACAACTTCGTCAGGGAAGACTCTTGATTACAG CCAAAAGAAAGCAAGCTCTGTTCCTATTGATTTATGGGAGCCAGCACAGACCAATGAAGTAACTGTTGTGAATTTTAGCAAAAATGCTCTGACTGAAGTTCCTGAAAA cATCATTTTGTTATCAAAATCCATCCAAGAGGTTAATTTGGGTTTCAACAAAATTACTATGATGCCAGTGGAGATGCAAATGATGGTCAAACTAACGTCACTTGATTTAAG GTGCAATGCATTAAGTAACTTACCGAGTGAGTTTAGCAGTATGAGTGAGATGCGTGAACTGATCATCTCTAGTAATCGATTCAAAGACCTACCTGATGTAGTGTACACATGGAGTAAGCTAGAGGTTATCCTGGTCAGCGAGAACAAGATCACATCAATTGATGTTGCATCTTTAAGAAAATTGCCAAAATTGTCAAGTCTGGACATGACCAATAATGATATAGGGGAGGTTCCACCAGAGCTGGGCTTGGTAGAATCACTCAg ATCTTTGCAGCTTAATGGTAACCGATTCCGCAACCCACGTCCAGCTGTCCTCAACAAGGGTACAGTTTCCCTGTTGGCCTATCTACGAGATCGAATaccaacataa